One window of the Shimwellia blattae DSM 4481 = NBRC 105725 genome contains the following:
- the cpxR gene encoding envelope stress response regulator transcription factor CpxR, with product MNKILLVDDDRELTSLLKELLDMEGFNVLVAHDGEQALSLLDDSIDLLLLDVMMPKKNGIDTLKELRQTHQTPVIMLTARGSELDRVLGLELGADDYLPKPFNDRELVARIRAILRRSHWSEQQQSSETGSPNLEVDALSLNPGRQEASFDGQTLELTGTEFTLLYLLAQHLGQVVSREHLSQEVLGKRLTPFDRAIDMHISNLRRKLPERKDGHPWFKTLRGRGYLMVSAS from the coding sequence ATGAATAAAATTCTGTTAGTCGATGACGATCGGGAGCTAACGTCCTTACTCAAGGAGTTGCTCGACATGGAAGGTTTTAATGTGCTGGTCGCCCATGACGGCGAACAGGCACTCAGCTTGCTGGATGACAGCATCGATCTGTTATTACTGGATGTTATGATGCCGAAGAAAAACGGTATCGACACTCTTAAAGAACTACGCCAGACACACCAGACCCCCGTTATTATGCTGACCGCCCGCGGTAGCGAACTTGATCGGGTGCTCGGCCTTGAGCTTGGCGCTGATGATTACCTGCCAAAACCGTTTAATGACCGGGAGCTGGTCGCCCGTATCCGCGCCATTTTGCGCCGTTCACACTGGAGCGAGCAGCAGCAAAGCAGCGAAACCGGTTCGCCCAATCTGGAAGTTGACGCCCTGAGCCTGAATCCTGGCCGCCAGGAAGCCAGCTTCGACGGGCAAACGCTGGAGTTAACCGGCACGGAATTCACCCTCCTGTATTTACTGGCCCAGCATCTCGGCCAGGTGGTTTCCCGCGAGCATCTCAGCCAGGAAGTGCTCGGCAAGCGCCTGACCCCGTTTGACCGGGCAATCGATATGCATATTTCTAACCTGCGCCGGAAGCTGCCGGAGCGCAAAGACGGTCACCCCTGGTTTAAAACACTACGCGGGCGCGGCTACCTGATGGTGTCCGCTTCATGA
- the fieF gene encoding CDF family cation-efflux transporter FieF (FieF, a metal efflux transporter, is a member of the CDF (cation diffusion facilitator) family of transporters.), protein MNQQYRRLVSRAALAATVMALLLLIIKVLAWWVTGSVSILAALVDSLVDMAASLTNLLVVRYSLQPADSEHSFGHGKAESLAALAQSMFISGSALFLFLTSIQHLARPEQMSSPGVGVVVTVIALVCTVILVTFQRWVVRKTGSQAIRADMLHYQSDVLMNSAILIALGLSWYGWHRADSLFALGIGIYILYSALHMGYEAVQSLLDRALPDDEQQAIADIVKGCPGVRGAHDLRTRQSGVTRFIQVHIELEDELPLVEAHAVADRVEQAILQRFPDADVIIHQDPCSVVVTEPPQGQL, encoded by the coding sequence ATGAATCAACAATATAGGCGGCTTGTCAGCCGCGCGGCGCTGGCCGCAACGGTAATGGCGCTACTGCTGCTGATCATCAAGGTACTGGCGTGGTGGGTTACCGGCTCTGTCAGTATTCTGGCGGCGCTGGTGGACTCCCTGGTGGATATGGCCGCCTCGCTGACGAATCTTCTGGTGGTGCGCTATTCGCTACAACCTGCCGACAGCGAACACTCTTTTGGTCACGGCAAGGCCGAATCGCTGGCGGCCCTGGCCCAGAGTATGTTCATTTCCGGGTCGGCGCTGTTTCTGTTTTTGACCAGTATCCAGCACCTTGCGCGGCCGGAACAAATGAGCAGCCCGGGGGTTGGGGTAGTGGTTACGGTCATTGCATTGGTCTGTACTGTGATCCTGGTAACATTTCAGCGTTGGGTTGTCAGAAAAACCGGTAGTCAGGCGATTCGGGCTGATATGCTCCATTACCAGTCAGATGTGTTAATGAATAGTGCGATTCTGATAGCGCTGGGTTTATCCTGGTATGGATGGCACCGGGCCGATTCTCTGTTTGCTCTGGGGATTGGCATCTATATTTTATATAGTGCATTACACATGGGGTATGAGGCGGTGCAGTCCCTGCTCGACAGGGCGCTGCCAGATGACGAGCAACAAGCGATTGCGGATATAGTGAAAGGATGCCCCGGCGTCCGTGGGGCGCACGACCTGCGCACCCGCCAGTCAGGGGTTACGCGCTTTATCCAGGTGCATATCGAACTGGAAGATGAACTTCCACTTGTTGAGGCTCATGCCGTTGCGGATCGCGTGGAGCAGGCCATCCTGCAGCGCTTTCCGGACGCAGATGTCATTATTCACCAGGATCCGTGCTCAGTGGTCGTCACTGAGCCCCCGCAAGGACAGTTGTAA
- a CDS encoding rhodanese-like domain-containing protein, with product MQEIMQFVSRHPILSIAWVGLLAAVIVTTLKGLTSKVKVITRSQVTHLINKEDAVVVDLRQRDDFRKGHITNAVNLLPTEIKSGSFGELDKHKSRPVIVVDASGMNAQESAALLTKAGFERVMVLKEGIAGWSGENLPLVRGK from the coding sequence ATGCAAGAAATTATGCAATTTGTTAGCCGTCACCCCATTCTGAGTATCGCGTGGGTCGGTTTACTGGCGGCAGTTATTGTCACCACCCTTAAAGGCCTGACCTCTAAGGTTAAAGTCATCACCCGCAGCCAGGTGACGCATCTGATCAATAAAGAAGATGCCGTTGTGGTCGATCTTCGCCAGCGCGATGACTTCCGTAAAGGCCATATCACCAACGCAGTGAACCTGTTGCCCACTGAAATCAAAAGTGGCAGTTTTGGTGAGCTGGATAAACATAAATCCAGACCGGTTATTGTGGTTGACGCCAGCGGTATGAATGCGCAGGAATCTGCCGCCCTGCTGACGAAAGCCGGTTTTGAGCGCGTTATGGTCCTGAAAGAAGGGATTGCCGGCTGGAGTGGTGAAAACCTCCCCCTGGTGCGCGGTAAATAA
- the cysE gene encoding serine O-acetyltransferase, translating into MPCEELDNVWNNIKAEARSLADCEPMLASFYHATLLKHENLGSALSYMLANKLSSAIMPAIAIREVVEEAYAADPEMIASAACDIQAVRTRDPAVDKYSTPLLYLKGFHALQAYRIGHWLWSQGRRALAIFLQNQVSVTFQVDIHPAATIGRGIMLDHATGIVIGETAVVENDVSILQSVTLGGTGKTSGDRHPKIREGVMIGAGAKILGNIEVGRGAKIGAGSVVLQPIPPHTTAAGVPARIVGKPESEKPAIDMNQHFNGINHGFEYGDGI; encoded by the coding sequence ATGCCGTGTGAAGAACTGGACAATGTGTGGAACAATATCAAAGCCGAAGCCAGATCCCTTGCGGACTGTGAACCTATGCTGGCTAGTTTTTACCACGCGACCTTGCTGAAACATGAAAATCTGGGCAGCGCACTGAGTTATATGCTGGCCAATAAGCTCTCTTCCGCGATTATGCCCGCCATCGCCATTCGTGAAGTGGTGGAAGAGGCCTACGCGGCTGATCCTGAAATGATAGCCTCCGCAGCCTGTGATATTCAGGCGGTGCGCACCCGCGACCCGGCGGTCGACAAATACTCCACCCCGCTACTGTACCTGAAAGGCTTCCACGCCCTGCAGGCATACCGGATCGGCCACTGGCTCTGGTCCCAGGGGCGGCGCGCGCTGGCAATCTTTCTACAAAACCAGGTGTCGGTGACGTTTCAGGTCGATATTCACCCGGCGGCCACCATTGGCCGCGGCATTATGCTGGACCACGCCACCGGTATTGTGATTGGTGAGACGGCCGTTGTGGAAAACGACGTTTCCATTCTGCAGTCAGTTACCCTCGGTGGGACCGGTAAAACCAGCGGCGATCGCCATCCGAAGATCCGTGAAGGGGTGATGATTGGCGCGGGGGCGAAAATCCTCGGTAATATCGAAGTCGGGCGCGGGGCCAAAATCGGCGCGGGCTCGGTGGTATTACAGCCCATTCCGCCGCACACCACCGCTGCCGGGGTTCCGGCGCGCATCGTCGGTAAGCCGGAAAGCGAAAAGCCCGCCATCGATATGAACCAGCACTTTAACGGTATCAACCACGGTTTTGAGTACGGGGACGGTATCTGA
- the gpsA gene encoding NAD(P)H-dependent glycerol-3-phosphate dehydrogenase: MNSINASMTVIGAGSYGTALAITVARNGHNVVLWGHDPAHIATLQADRCNAAFLPDVPFPDSLYLESDLATALAASRDILVVVPSHVFGDVLRQIKPLMRPDARIVWATKGLEAETGRLLQDVAREALGDTIPLAVISGPTFAKELASGLPTAIAVASTDSVFTHDLQQLLHCGKSFRVYSNPDMTGVQLGGAVKNVIAIGAGMSDGIGFGANARTALITRGLAEMTRLGVALGADPETFMGMAGLGDLVLTCTDNQSRNRRFGMMLGQGLDVASAQAKIGQVVEGFRNTREVRELAARNGVEMPITEEIYQVLYCGKNAREAALTLLGRTRKDERGNQ, encoded by the coding sequence ATGAACAGCATTAATGCTTCCATGACTGTTATCGGTGCCGGATCTTACGGCACCGCCCTTGCCATTACCGTGGCAAGAAATGGTCACAATGTGGTGTTGTGGGGCCATGATCCGGCCCATATCGCTACGCTGCAGGCCGATCGCTGCAACGCCGCATTTCTCCCCGATGTCCCGTTCCCTGACTCTTTGTACCTGGAATCCGATCTGGCAACGGCGCTGGCCGCCAGCCGGGATATTCTGGTGGTGGTGCCAAGCCATGTCTTTGGCGACGTGCTGCGCCAGATTAAACCGCTGATGCGCCCGGATGCCCGCATTGTGTGGGCGACAAAAGGGCTGGAGGCAGAGACCGGCCGCCTGTTACAGGATGTCGCCAGAGAAGCGCTGGGGGATACCATCCCGCTGGCGGTGATCTCCGGGCCAACCTTCGCGAAGGAGCTGGCGTCTGGCCTGCCCACGGCGATTGCGGTGGCCTCTACCGACAGCGTGTTTACCCACGACCTTCAGCAACTGCTGCACTGCGGGAAGAGTTTCCGGGTATACAGCAATCCGGACATGACTGGCGTGCAGCTGGGCGGTGCGGTGAAGAATGTTATCGCCATCGGTGCTGGCATGTCCGACGGGATAGGCTTTGGCGCCAATGCGCGCACGGCGCTTATCACCCGGGGCCTGGCAGAGATGACCCGGCTGGGGGTTGCCCTGGGCGCAGATCCGGAAACCTTTATGGGCATGGCGGGGCTTGGGGATCTGGTGCTGACCTGTACTGATAATCAGTCCCGTAACCGTCGCTTCGGGATGATGCTCGGGCAGGGGCTCGATGTGGCCAGCGCCCAGGCGAAGATTGGCCAGGTTGTTGAAGGTTTCCGTAACACCAGAGAAGTGCGCGAACTTGCGGCACGTAATGGTGTGGAAATGCCAATAACCGAGGAAATTTATCAGGTATTATATTGCGGAAAAAATGCGCGCGAGGCAGCATTAACGCTATTAGGCCGGACTCGTAAGGACGAAAGAGGCAATCAGTAA
- the pfkA gene encoding 6-phosphofructokinase — protein MIKKIGVLTSGGDAPGMNAAIRGVVRAALTEGLEVYGIYDGYLGLYEDRMISLDRYSVSDMINRGGTFLGSARFPEFREESVRAVAIENMKKRGLDALVVIGGDGSYMGAKRLTEMGFPCIGLPGTIDNDIKGTDYTIGFFTALSTVVEAIDRLRDTSSSHQRISIVEVMGRYCGDLTLAAAIAGGCEYIVVPEVEFNREELVEGIKAGIAKGKKHAIVAITEHMCDVHELSTYIEKETGRETRATVLGHIQRGGSPVPYDRILASRMGAYAIELLLQGYGGRCVGIQNEKLVHHDIIDAIEHMKRPFKGDWLDCAKKLY, from the coding sequence ATGATTAAGAAAATCGGTGTATTGACGAGCGGCGGTGATGCGCCAGGCATGAACGCGGCGATCCGTGGCGTGGTTCGTGCGGCGTTAACTGAAGGTCTTGAAGTTTATGGTATCTATGACGGCTACCTCGGCTTGTATGAAGATCGCATGATTAGCCTGGACCGTTACAGCGTTTCCGACATGATCAACCGCGGCGGCACCTTCCTGGGCTCTGCGCGTTTCCCTGAATTCCGTGAAGAGAGCGTGCGCGCCGTTGCCATCGAAAACATGAAAAAACGGGGTCTGGATGCGCTGGTGGTTATCGGTGGTGACGGTTCCTACATGGGGGCCAAACGTCTTACCGAGATGGGTTTCCCGTGCATCGGCCTGCCGGGCACTATCGATAACGACATCAAAGGCACTGACTACACCATCGGCTTCTTTACGGCGCTGAGCACGGTCGTTGAAGCGATTGACCGTCTGCGCGACACCTCTTCTTCCCACCAGCGTATTTCAATTGTTGAAGTGATGGGCCGCTACTGTGGCGATCTGACCCTGGCTGCGGCCATTGCCGGTGGCTGTGAGTATATCGTGGTGCCGGAGGTTGAATTTAACCGCGAAGAGCTGGTTGAAGGCATCAAAGCCGGTATTGCGAAAGGCAAAAAACACGCGATTGTCGCCATCACCGAGCACATGTGCGACGTGCATGAGCTTTCCACCTACATTGAAAAAGAGACCGGCCGCGAAACCCGCGCCACGGTTCTGGGCCATATTCAGCGTGGCGGCTCGCCGGTGCCTTACGATCGTATTCTGGCCTCCCGTATGGGCGCTTACGCCATTGAATTACTGCTGCAGGGCTATGGTGGCCGCTGCGTCGGTATTCAGAACGAAAAACTGGTTCATCACGATATTATTGACGCCATTGAGCATATGAAGCGGCCGTTTAAAGGCGACTGGCTGGACTGCGCTAAAAAACTGTACTAA
- a CDS encoding sulfate ABC transporter substrate-binding protein has translation MNKWGIGLTVLLASAGALAKDIQLLNVSYDPTRELYDQYNKAFSAHWKQETGDTVTIRQSHGGSGKQATSVINGIDADVVTLALAYDVDAIAERGRLDKNWIKRLADNSAPYTSTIVFLVRKGNPKQIHDWNDLVKPGVSVITPNPKSSGGARWNYLAAWGYALHHNNGDQAKAQDFVKALYKNVEVLDSGARGSTNTFVERGIGDVLIAWENEALLATHELGKDKFEVITPSESILAEPTVSVVDKVVEKKGTQAVAEAYLKYLYSPQGQDIAARNYYRPRDPQVAQKYADAFPKLKLFTIDEVFGGWTKAQKEHFSNGGTFDQISKR, from the coding sequence ATGAATAAGTGGGGAATTGGCTTAACCGTGTTGCTGGCCTCTGCAGGTGCTCTGGCCAAAGATATTCAGCTGTTAAACGTGTCTTACGATCCCACCCGCGAACTGTACGACCAGTATAACAAAGCGTTCAGCGCGCACTGGAAGCAGGAAACCGGGGATACGGTCACTATTCGCCAGTCTCACGGCGGCTCCGGCAAGCAGGCCACATCCGTGATTAACGGCATTGATGCTGACGTGGTCACCCTGGCCCTGGCCTACGATGTGGACGCCATTGCTGAGCGCGGGCGCCTTGATAAAAACTGGATCAAACGCCTGGCCGATAACTCCGCGCCCTATACCTCGACCATTGTGTTTCTGGTGCGTAAAGGTAACCCGAAGCAAATCCATGACTGGAACGATTTAGTTAAACCCGGCGTGTCCGTTATTACGCCGAACCCGAAAAGCTCCGGCGGCGCGCGCTGGAACTACCTGGCCGCCTGGGGCTATGCACTGCATCACAATAACGGCGATCAGGCAAAAGCACAGGATTTCGTAAAAGCGCTGTATAAGAACGTAGAAGTGCTGGATTCCGGTGCCCGTGGCTCCACGAACACCTTTGTCGAGCGCGGTATTGGTGATGTGCTTATCGCCTGGGAAAACGAAGCGCTGCTGGCAACCCATGAGCTGGGTAAGGACAAGTTTGAGGTCATCACCCCGAGCGAGTCTATCCTGGCGGAGCCGACCGTCTCTGTTGTTGATAAAGTTGTCGAGAAGAAAGGCACCCAGGCAGTTGCTGAGGCCTATCTGAAGTATCTCTACTCTCCGCAGGGGCAGGATATTGCGGCGCGGAATTACTACCGCCCGCGGGACCCTCAAGTTGCCCAAAAATATGCGGATGCCTTCCCGAAACTGAAACTGTTTACTATCGATGAGGTGTTCGGTGGCTGGACCAAAGCCCAGAAAGAGCACTTCTCAAACGGCGGCACGTTTGATCAGATATCAAAACGCTAG
- the cpxP gene encoding cell-envelope stress modulator CpxP: MRNVIATVTGLTLMLSTFASHSAELSGDNRNRAEHPARQLHMFDGISLTEHQRQQMRDLMQQARHNSAPVNVSEIDAMHRLVTAEKFDERAVRQQAEKMAQEGIQRQVEMARVRNQMYRLLTPEQQAVLNQKHQQHMEKLHELAETGDSSSLQLSSYSARNQ; the protein is encoded by the coding sequence ATGCGCAATGTTATCGCCACCGTAACGGGTCTGACGCTGATGCTGAGCACTTTCGCCAGTCATTCTGCTGAATTGTCGGGCGATAACCGCAACAGAGCAGAGCATCCGGCCCGGCAGTTACATATGTTTGACGGCATCAGTTTAACCGAACATCAGCGCCAGCAAATGCGGGATCTGATGCAGCAGGCCCGCCACAACAGCGCTCCTGTTAATGTTAGCGAAATCGATGCCATGCATCGCCTGGTGACAGCAGAAAAATTTGATGAACGCGCTGTTCGTCAACAGGCAGAGAAAATGGCGCAGGAAGGCATACAGCGCCAGGTCGAAATGGCCAGAGTGCGTAACCAGATGTACCGCCTGCTGACACCGGAGCAACAGGCCGTATTAAACCAGAAACATCAACAGCACATGGAAAAGCTCCATGAGCTGGCGGAAACGGGAGATTCCTCCTCGTTGCAGCTGTCAAGTTACAGCGCCCGCAATCAGTAG
- the grxC gene encoding glutaredoxin 3, translating to MAKIEIYTKATCPYCRRAKELLASKGVVFDELPIDGDAALRDVMIQRSGRTTVPQIFIDGQHIGGCDDLYALDARGGLDPLLR from the coding sequence ATGGCGAAAATTGAAATATATACCAAAGCAACCTGCCCTTACTGCCGTCGTGCGAAAGAACTGCTGGCCAGCAAAGGGGTGGTGTTTGATGAGCTACCGATTGACGGCGATGCAGCGCTGCGCGATGTGATGATCCAGCGCAGTGGCAGAACGACCGTTCCTCAGATTTTTATTGACGGGCAGCACATTGGTGGCTGTGACGACTTGTACGCGCTGGATGCGCGTGGTGGACTCGATCCCCTGCTGCGCTGA
- the secB gene encoding protein-export chaperone SecB, with translation MSEQNSAEMAFQIQRVYTKDISFEAPSAPQVFQKDWQPEVKLDLDTASTQLADDVYEVVLRVTVTATLGEETAFLCEVQQAGIFSIAGIEGTQMAHCLGAYCPNILFPYARECITSLVSRGTFPQLNLAPVNFDALFMNYLQQQSGEGTPEHQDA, from the coding sequence ATGTCAGAACAAAATAGCGCCGAAATGGCTTTTCAGATCCAGCGTGTTTACACCAAAGATATCTCTTTTGAAGCACCGTCTGCCCCGCAGGTCTTTCAGAAAGACTGGCAGCCGGAAGTAAAACTGGACCTGGATACTGCCTCTACCCAGCTGGCGGACGATGTGTATGAAGTGGTACTGCGTGTTACCGTAACCGCGACCCTGGGTGAAGAGACTGCGTTCCTGTGTGAAGTTCAACAGGCGGGTATTTTCTCCATCGCGGGTATTGAAGGTACTCAGATGGCGCATTGCCTGGGTGCGTACTGCCCGAACATTCTGTTCCCTTACGCGCGTGAATGTATTACCAGTCTGGTTTCCCGCGGCACGTTCCCGCAGCTGAACCTTGCACCGGTTAACTTCGATGCACTGTTCATGAACTATCTGCAGCAACAGTCCGGCGAAGGTACGCCAGAACATCAGGATGCCTGA
- the trmL gene encoding tRNA (uridine(34)/cytosine(34)/5-carboxymethylaminomethyluridine(34)-2'-O)-methyltransferase TrmL, translating into MLNIVLYEPEIPPNTGNIIRLCANTGFHLHIIEPMGFTWDDKRLRRAGLDYHEFAAVVRHHDYAAFLESQQPQRLFALTTKGTPAHSAVQYQDGDYLMFGPETRGLPATILDALPKEQKIRIPMLPDSRSMNLSNSVAVVVFEAWRQLGYPGAVLRS; encoded by the coding sequence ATGCTTAATATCGTCTTATACGAACCAGAAATTCCACCGAATACCGGCAATATCATCCGCCTGTGCGCCAATACCGGTTTCCATCTGCATATCATCGAGCCCATGGGGTTTACCTGGGACGATAAACGCCTGCGCCGTGCCGGTCTGGATTATCATGAATTTGCCGCCGTGGTGCGCCACCATGACTACGCCGCGTTTCTGGAGAGCCAGCAGCCACAGCGGCTGTTTGCCTTAACCACGAAGGGCACACCGGCCCACAGCGCGGTACAGTACCAGGACGGGGACTATCTGATGTTTGGCCCGGAAACCCGCGGGTTACCGGCAACTATTCTGGATGCACTGCCTAAAGAGCAAAAAATTCGTATTCCGATGCTGCCGGACAGCCGCAGTATGAACCTGTCGAACTCGGTGGCGGTGGTGGTGTTTGAAGCCTGGCGCCAGCTGGGTTACCCGGGCGCCGTGCTGCGCAGCTAA
- the cpxA gene encoding envelope stress sensor histidine kinase CpxA yields MISSLTARIFAIFWLTLALVLMLVLMLPKLDSRQMTELLESEQRQGVMIEQHVEAELATDPPNDLMWWRRLYRAIEKWAPPGQRLLLVTSEGRVIGAHRDEMQIIRNFIGQSDNADHPQKKKYGRLEMVGPFAVQDGEDNYQLYMIRPASNSQSDFINLLFDRPLLLLIVTMLVSSPLLLWLAWSLAKPARKLKNAADEVARGNLRQHPELESGPQEFLAAGASFNQMVTALERMMTGQQRLISDISHELRTPLTRLQLGTALLRRRNGESKELERIETEAQRLDGMINDLLVMSREQQKTALVSETLKASQLWGEMLDNAAFEAEQKGKSLKITYPPGPWLLYGNPNALESALENIVRNALRYSHTEIAVNFAVDNQGITITVDDDGPGVDPADREQIFRPFFRTDEARDRESGGTGLGLAIVDNVVKQHRGWVKADDSPLGGLRLTLWLPLYHRNKQ; encoded by the coding sequence ATGATAAGCAGCCTTACCGCGCGCATTTTCGCCATATTCTGGCTGACTCTGGCGCTTGTACTGATGCTGGTATTGATGTTGCCCAAGCTCGACTCACGCCAGATGACAGAGCTGCTGGAAAGCGAGCAACGCCAGGGCGTGATGATCGAGCAACATGTTGAAGCAGAACTCGCCACCGACCCTCCCAATGATCTTATGTGGTGGCGGCGTCTGTATCGCGCAATTGAGAAATGGGCTCCGCCCGGTCAGCGGCTGTTGCTGGTTACCAGTGAAGGCCGCGTTATTGGCGCCCACCGCGATGAAATGCAGATCATTCGTAACTTTATCGGCCAGTCCGATAATGCCGATCATCCCCAGAAGAAAAAATATGGCCGCCTGGAAATGGTGGGGCCGTTTGCCGTTCAGGATGGCGAAGATAACTACCAGTTATACATGATTCGCCCCGCCAGCAACTCCCAGTCAGACTTTATCAACCTGCTGTTCGACAGGCCGCTGTTGTTGCTGATTGTGACCATGCTGGTCAGCTCGCCGCTGCTGCTGTGGCTGGCGTGGAGCCTGGCAAAACCGGCCAGGAAGCTGAAAAACGCCGCCGATGAAGTCGCCCGGGGGAATTTACGCCAGCACCCTGAGCTGGAGTCCGGCCCTCAGGAGTTCCTGGCAGCAGGCGCCAGCTTTAACCAGATGGTCACCGCGCTGGAGCGGATGATGACCGGTCAGCAACGGTTAATTTCCGATATTTCGCACGAGCTGCGCACCCCGCTGACCCGCTTACAACTGGGGACCGCGTTATTACGCCGCCGTAACGGCGAGAGCAAAGAGCTTGAGCGCATCGAAACGGAAGCCCAGCGGCTGGACGGTATGATTAACGATCTGCTGGTGATGTCCCGCGAGCAGCAGAAAACCGCCCTGGTCAGCGAAACCCTGAAAGCCAGCCAGCTGTGGGGTGAAATGCTGGACAACGCCGCCTTTGAGGCAGAGCAGAAAGGCAAGTCGCTGAAGATAACCTACCCTCCCGGCCCCTGGCTGCTGTACGGCAACCCGAACGCCCTGGAGAGCGCGCTGGAAAATATTGTCCGCAACGCGCTGCGCTATTCACACACTGAGATAGCCGTGAATTTTGCCGTGGATAATCAGGGGATCACCATCACCGTTGATGACGACGGCCCGGGGGTTGACCCGGCCGATCGCGAGCAAATCTTCCGGCCCTTCTTCCGCACCGACGAGGCGCGCGATCGCGAATCGGGCGGCACCGGTCTGGGCCTGGCGATTGTCGATAACGTGGTGAAACAGCACCGGGGCTGGGTAAAAGCCGATGACAGCCCGCTGGGCGGGCTGCGCCTGACCCTGTGGCTGCCGCTTTACCACCGTAACAAGCAATAA